GATGTTAATCATCTTTTTAAGCTCTCCACTAAAAAGCCCTGCTGTAAGGTGGCCTGTTATAATTGCCATGTCCTTCATCTTATTCGGGAAAGAAACCTCTACTATGGCACAGTGCACGGGGTTTTCTGTTGCCTGCCATATCTTTTCCGTAGGCCCGGTGTCTCCTGTGTAAAGAAGCCTTTTACCGCCCTTGCCTTCGATGACATAGCCTGTGGCTGAAACAGCATGATTGACCTCATATGCAGTAACCTTATAGGTGTTTACAGTGAATGTATTACCCTTCTTTATGCCTTTCAGCTTGAGGACTGCATTATCGGGGTTTGGTATAACTGTGAAATCAGGCCAAACCGTGCCATTAAGGAGGCTTCTTTTAAGGGAGTTTAATACAGAGGGAATCGCCATTACGGTAACACTGTGTTTTTTGTTTTTCACTATTATATTATCCGCAAGAAAAGGGATTCCCTTGATATGGTCAAGATGGGCATGTGTTATA
This portion of the Nitrospirota bacterium genome encodes:
- a CDS encoding 3',5'-cyclic-nucleotide phosphodiesterase produces the protein MKLKVLGSAGAEFPNFNPPAFLLDNSVLLDAGTIGAVLDESAQWKIRYILITHAHLDHIKGIPFLADNIIVKNKKHSVTVMAIPSVLNSLKRSLLNGTVWPDFTVIPNPDNAVLKLKGIKKGNTFTVNTYKVTAYEVNHAVSATGYVIEGKGGKRLLYTGDTGPTEKIWQATENPVHCAIVEVSFPNKMKDMAIITGHLTAGLFSGELKKMINIPERILITHPKPQYLKQIRKEIARLRMNNIRILRDGDEFDI